From a region of the Dissulfurirhabdus thermomarina genome:
- a CDS encoding ferritin-like domain-containing protein, whose translation MARDAIDMLCAVLELEKRERRFYEEAEAACPDPVGKEVFRMLLAEEEDHAAHVEALRRRFETGEGWSEACLLEGPSADAAAAVRHVAERHAEALRRGMDKVAALGVGIEMEAASAAFYEGLLEKAKDPFERRFLEEMARAERRHHLILTDLQYYYEDPEGYFMEKEHRGLDGA comes from the coding sequence ATGGCCAGAGACGCCATCGACATGTTGTGCGCCGTGCTGGAGCTGGAAAAGAGGGAGCGGCGGTTCTACGAGGAGGCCGAGGCCGCCTGCCCAGATCCCGTGGGGAAGGAGGTCTTCCGGATGCTGCTCGCGGAGGAGGAGGACCATGCCGCCCATGTCGAGGCCCTGCGCCGCCGGTTCGAGACCGGGGAGGGCTGGAGCGAGGCCTGCCTCCTCGAGGGCCCGTCCGCGGATGCCGCCGCGGCCGTCCGGCATGTGGCCGAGCGGCATGCCGAGGCCCTCAGGCGCGGCATGGACAAGGTGGCGGCCCTGGGGGTGGGCATCGAGATGGAGGCGGCCAGTGCGGCCTTCTACGAAGGGCTCCTCGAGAAGGCCAAGGATCCCTTCGAGCGGCGGTTCCTCGAGGAGATGGCCCGGGCGGAGCGCCGCCACCACCTGATCCTCACCGACCTCCAGTACTACTACGAGGACCCGGAGGGCTACTTCATGGAGAAGGAGCACAGGGGGCTCGATGGCGCCTGA
- the tpx gene encoding thiol peroxidase encodes MEERTGLVTLLGNPVTLLGPELRPGDTAPDAVLVDNDLKEVRLSKFAGRVRVLASVPSLDTPVCAMETRRFNAEAGGLGEGVVVLTVSMDLPFAQKRWCGAAGVDRVVTLSDHREAAFGLAYGVLIKEVRLLARAVFVVDAGGTIRHVQLVEEVGEEPDYEAVLAAARALL; translated from the coding sequence ATGGAAGAACGGACCGGTCTCGTCACCCTCTTGGGGAATCCCGTCACCCTGCTGGGGCCGGAGCTGCGGCCGGGGGACACCGCCCCGGACGCCGTCCTGGTGGACAACGACCTCAAAGAGGTGCGCCTGTCCAAATTCGCGGGCCGGGTGCGCGTCTTGGCCTCCGTGCCCTCCCTCGACACCCCGGTCTGCGCCATGGAGACCCGGCGGTTCAACGCCGAGGCCGGGGGGCTGGGCGAAGGCGTGGTGGTCCTCACGGTGAGCATGGACCTCCCCTTCGCCCAGAAGCGATGGTGCGGGGCCGCCGGGGTGGACCGTGTCGTCACCCTCTCGGATCACCGGGAGGCCGCCTTCGGGCTGGCCTACGGGGTCCTCATCAAGGAGGTCCGCCTGCTCGCCCGGGCCGTCTTCGTGGTGGATGCCGGGGGCACGATCCGCCACGTCCAGTTGGTGGAGGAGGTGGGGGAGGAACCGGACTACGAGGCCGTGCTCGCGGCGGCCCGGGCCCTGCTGTAG
- a CDS encoding DsrE family protein, with amino-acid sequence MKHVRPALLVLFLVSVLFLPSPRARAGERLFLVHAKTAMKLDDAQVCAVPNVVMAALAKGYRVVVLFDASGVTLVRRGGLFGGDRTPLDKARLPERERRTLAAQFGLAPGDVPRDYGAYFHELARRGVRLVANRTMMLLYKIGEDEIDPGVKPVSLSEMAALFAQADVYVAY; translated from the coding sequence GTGAAGCACGTCCGCCCCGCCCTGTTGGTGCTCTTCCTCGTCTCGGTCCTCTTTCTTCCGTCTCCCCGGGCCCGGGCCGGGGAACGGCTCTTCCTGGTCCATGCCAAGACCGCCATGAAGCTCGACGACGCCCAGGTCTGCGCCGTCCCCAACGTGGTCATGGCGGCGCTGGCCAAGGGATACCGGGTGGTCGTGCTCTTCGACGCGAGCGGGGTGACCCTCGTCCGCCGGGGCGGCCTCTTCGGCGGCGACCGGACACCCCTCGACAAGGCGCGGCTCCCGGAGCGGGAGCGGCGCACCCTGGCCGCCCAGTTCGGCCTCGCCCCCGGGGACGTGCCCCGGGACTACGGGGCCTACTTCCACGAGCTCGCCCGCCGGGGGGTCCGGCTCGTGGCCAACCGGACCATGATGCTCCTCTACAAGATCGGCGAGGACGAGATCGACCCGGGGGTGAAACCCGTGAGCCTTTCGGAGATGGCCGCCCTCTTCGCGCAGGCCGACGTCTACGTGGCCTACTGA
- a CDS encoding CBS domain-containing protein — MSMYVADHMTRDPVAVGPDLSIAEARSILASRDFRHLPVVEAGGRLVGVVTDRDLRSAYPSTVLPEDRRRAALAEVERTPVRRVMSPDPAVLSPLSTLDDALVLLDRLRVGALPVVEIGGRLVGILSIRDLIRAYGRLFGLGEKGGALVAVRDTGEADLLTRIVHVLEREGVSFTRLVRPGPEAGRGRVYVRVRTLNLRAVHAALAAAGLEVVTEGRPDVP, encoded by the coding sequence ATGTCCATGTACGTGGCGGACCACATGACCCGTGACCCCGTGGCGGTGGGGCCCGATCTCTCCATCGCCGAGGCCAGGTCCATCCTCGCCTCCCGGGACTTCCGCCACCTCCCGGTGGTGGAGGCCGGGGGGCGGCTGGTGGGCGTGGTCACCGACCGGGACCTGCGCTCGGCCTATCCCTCCACGGTGCTTCCCGAAGACCGGCGGCGGGCGGCCCTGGCCGAGGTGGAACGCACCCCGGTCCGGCGGGTCATGAGCCCCGATCCCGCCGTTCTTTCCCCCCTCTCCACCCTGGACGACGCCCTGGTCCTGCTCGACCGGCTCCGCGTGGGTGCCCTCCCGGTGGTGGAGATCGGGGGGCGGCTGGTGGGGATCCTCTCCATCCGGGACCTCATCCGGGCCTACGGGCGGCTCTTCGGCCTGGGCGAGAAGGGCGGGGCCCTGGTGGCCGTCCGCGACACGGGGGAGGCGGACCTCCTCACCCGCATCGTGCACGTCCTCGAGCGGGAAGGGGTCTCCTTCACGCGGCTCGTCCGCCCGGGGCCGGAGGCCGGGCGGGGGCGCGTCTACGTCCGGGTCCGCACCTTGAACCTCAGGGCCGTCCACGCGGCCCTGGCCGCCGCCGGGCTCGAGGTGGTGACGGAGGGGCGGCCGGATGTCCCCTGA
- a CDS encoding phosphotransacetylase family protein — MSRKLYVVSTQNDAGKSLLCAGLIRRFRVDGRAVGYFKPVGTEAAPAGPVDVDEDAVFFRGLFDLPDALEDLSPVLLDGRRVERILAGEVLDGAGRVRAAGERVARGRDLVVAEGGGSLREGWVADLSPVQVAELLEARVLAVVPYLSELQVVDDLVTARVRFGPSLAGAVVNRVPGHRRPLVAERMRPFLAERGIRLFAVLPRDRLLQAVSVGEILEGLGGRVLCARDHMDALVEHLMVGAMSAESALAYFRRRPNKAVITGGDRPDIQLAAIETSTRCLVLTGNLHPPAPILGKAEQAGIPILLTPHDTLTAVEIIESFFGKGRWHQAEKVQRMEELLAGELDFDALAAALEPGGA; from the coding sequence ATGAGCCGGAAGCTGTACGTGGTGTCCACCCAGAACGACGCCGGGAAGAGCCTCCTCTGCGCCGGGCTGATCCGCCGGTTCCGGGTCGACGGCCGCGCCGTGGGGTACTTCAAGCCCGTGGGGACGGAGGCGGCCCCGGCCGGCCCCGTGGACGTGGACGAGGACGCGGTGTTCTTCCGCGGTCTCTTCGACCTCCCCGACGCCCTGGAGGACCTTTCCCCGGTGCTGCTCGACGGCCGCCGCGTGGAGCGGATCCTGGCCGGCGAGGTCCTGGACGGGGCGGGCCGGGTCCGGGCCGCCGGCGAACGGGTGGCCCGGGGACGGGACCTGGTGGTGGCGGAAGGGGGCGGCAGCCTCCGGGAGGGGTGGGTGGCGGATCTCTCCCCGGTCCAGGTGGCCGAGCTCCTCGAGGCCCGGGTGCTCGCCGTGGTGCCCTACCTCTCGGAGCTCCAGGTGGTGGACGACCTCGTGACCGCCCGGGTCCGGTTCGGCCCGTCCCTGGCCGGGGCCGTGGTGAACCGGGTGCCCGGCCACCGGCGGCCCCTGGTGGCGGAGCGGATGCGGCCCTTCCTCGCGGAGCGGGGCATCCGGCTCTTCGCCGTCCTGCCCCGGGACCGCCTGCTCCAGGCGGTGAGCGTGGGCGAGATCCTCGAGGGGCTCGGCGGGCGGGTCCTCTGCGCCCGGGACCACATGGACGCCCTGGTGGAGCACCTCATGGTGGGGGCCATGAGCGCGGAGAGCGCCCTGGCCTACTTCCGCCGCCGGCCGAACAAGGCGGTCATCACCGGGGGCGACCGGCCCGACATCCAGCTCGCCGCCATCGAGACCTCCACCCGGTGCCTGGTGCTCACCGGGAACCTCCACCCCCCGGCTCCCATCCTCGGCAAGGCCGAGCAGGCGGGCATTCCCATCCTCCTCACCCCGCACGACACCCTCACCGCCGTGGAGATCATCGAGTCCTTCTTCGGCAAGGGCCGCTGGCACCAGGCGGAGAAGGTCCAGCGGATGGAGGAACTCCTCGCCGGCGAGCTGGACTTCGACGCGCTCGCCGCCGCCCTGGAACCGGGAGGCGCCTAG
- a CDS encoding bifunctional acetate--CoA ligase family protein/GNAT family N-acetyltransferase, whose protein sequence is MRSLFEPSAVAVLGIGEGAADPGRRVVENLAASGFKGAVYPVRPGGGEVGGVPAAADLREIPGPVDLAVLAGPPPSLSGDIEACGAAGVGGVLVLAPDVRDRVPDPEALCADIRRRCARHGMRCMGPNSLGFIRPRLGLHVSPAAPRAVPGHLAVISQSSTLAAALLDHAAARHVGFSTFVSLGAQMDVDFADLVDFLGVDAETRCIALYLESVTDGRRFIRAARSFARTKPLIVVKGGRTEAAARMAFTHAGTLAGEDRVYDAVFRRCGMIRVDEVLDLFHVAEALAKQAPPPGGRLAIVTNGGGGAVLATDALAPGDGTLAELAPETLDGIRRVMPLHWRAGNPVDLLSDAPAERYAAAVAACLADPGCDGVLVVLAPHPAADPVAAAGAVAEVVGRRGRKVLLACWMGGEAAAEGRRVLARAGVPAFEAPEPAVRTFRYLVRYRENIRLLYETPANLLEDFRPDQEAAAAVFEAARREGRTVLTEIEGKRVLSAYGIPCRRTLLARTPDEALAAARRLGFPVAMKVISPEVVRKVEVGGRRLHVREGEVERVFEEIRGALAQAAPGAPFLGVAVQSMTRPPGQALAFGARKDPTFGTVIVFGAGADALPAVRDCAVGLPPLNQTLARRLLEQTRTWRFLEGCRHPALDLAFLEVVLLRFSHLVTDFACIREVEVNPFYLREREGVCLDVRMVLEAESPPRGRPGGCPPHLSVCPYPCHLTGTGRLAGGRPYTVRPIRPEDEPLMQELFQTFSPRTVLMRFFQPLAEITHEEMIRYCHVDYDREIALVAAVRDGGRERLIGVGRLVVLPDGETAEYAVVVGDPWQRQGVGRHLTARCLDIARDQGLARVRVEVLPGNRAMISLASGFGFRRVPTGDPDLVRLELDLRGEAEA, encoded by the coding sequence ATGAGATCCCTCTTCGAGCCCTCGGCCGTGGCGGTCCTCGGCATCGGGGAGGGTGCGGCCGACCCGGGCCGGCGCGTGGTGGAGAATCTCGCGGCCTCCGGGTTCAAGGGGGCCGTCTATCCCGTGCGGCCGGGCGGGGGCGAGGTGGGGGGGGTCCCGGCGGCCGCGGATCTCCGCGAGATCCCGGGGCCCGTGGACCTTGCCGTGCTCGCCGGGCCGCCTCCGTCGCTTTCGGGGGACATCGAGGCCTGCGGGGCCGCCGGGGTGGGGGGCGTCCTGGTCCTCGCCCCGGACGTCCGGGACCGGGTCCCGGACCCGGAGGCCCTCTGCGCCGATATCCGCCGGCGGTGCGCCCGGCACGGCATGCGGTGCATGGGGCCCAACTCCCTGGGGTTCATCCGCCCGCGCCTGGGGCTCCACGTGAGCCCGGCCGCGCCCCGGGCCGTCCCCGGTCACCTCGCCGTCATCTCCCAGAGCAGCACCCTGGCCGCCGCCCTCCTCGACCACGCCGCCGCCCGCCACGTGGGCTTCAGCACCTTCGTGAGCCTCGGTGCCCAGATGGACGTGGACTTCGCGGACCTCGTGGACTTTCTCGGGGTGGACGCCGAGACCCGCTGCATCGCCCTCTACCTCGAGTCCGTCACCGACGGCCGCCGGTTCATCCGGGCCGCCCGCTCCTTCGCCCGGACGAAGCCCCTCATCGTGGTCAAGGGCGGGCGGACGGAGGCCGCCGCCCGGATGGCCTTCACCCACGCCGGCACCCTGGCCGGGGAGGATCGGGTCTACGACGCCGTCTTCCGCCGGTGCGGCATGATCCGGGTGGACGAGGTCCTGGACCTCTTCCACGTCGCCGAGGCCCTGGCCAAGCAGGCCCCGCCCCCGGGCGGGCGGCTCGCCATCGTGACCAACGGCGGCGGCGGCGCGGTGCTCGCCACCGACGCCCTGGCCCCCGGCGACGGGACGCTGGCGGAGCTGGCGCCGGAGACCCTGGACGGGATCCGCCGGGTGATGCCCCTCCACTGGCGGGCCGGGAACCCGGTGGACCTCCTCTCCGACGCCCCGGCGGAGCGGTACGCGGCGGCGGTGGCGGCCTGTCTCGCCGACCCCGGCTGCGACGGGGTGCTGGTGGTCCTGGCCCCCCATCCCGCGGCCGACCCCGTGGCCGCGGCCGGGGCCGTGGCCGAGGTGGTCGGCCGGCGCGGGCGAAAGGTCCTGCTCGCGTGCTGGATGGGCGGCGAGGCGGCGGCCGAGGGGCGCCGCGTGCTGGCCCGGGCCGGGGTCCCCGCCTTCGAGGCACCGGAGCCGGCGGTCCGGACCTTCCGGTACCTGGTCCGGTACCGGGAGAACATCCGGCTCCTCTACGAGACCCCGGCGAACCTCCTCGAGGACTTCCGGCCGGACCAGGAGGCCGCCGCCGCCGTCTTCGAGGCGGCCCGGAGAGAGGGGCGGACGGTGCTCACCGAGATCGAGGGCAAGCGGGTCCTTTCGGCCTACGGGATCCCCTGCCGCCGGACCCTCCTCGCCCGCACCCCGGACGAGGCCCTGGCCGCGGCCCGGCGGCTCGGCTTCCCCGTGGCCATGAAGGTGATCTCGCCCGAGGTGGTCCGGAAGGTGGAGGTGGGAGGGCGGCGGCTCCACGTCCGGGAAGGGGAGGTGGAACGGGTCTTCGAGGAGATCCGCGGGGCGCTGGCCCAGGCGGCCCCCGGGGCGCCCTTCCTGGGGGTGGCCGTCCAGTCCATGACCCGCCCGCCGGGGCAGGCCCTGGCCTTCGGGGCCCGGAAGGATCCCACCTTCGGGACCGTCATCGTCTTCGGCGCCGGGGCCGACGCGCTGCCCGCGGTCCGCGACTGCGCCGTGGGGCTGCCGCCCCTCAACCAGACCCTGGCCCGGCGCCTCCTCGAGCAGACGCGGACCTGGCGCTTCCTGGAGGGATGCCGCCACCCGGCCCTGGACCTCGCCTTCCTCGAGGTGGTGCTCCTGCGGTTTTCGCATCTCGTGACGGACTTTGCCTGCATCCGCGAGGTGGAGGTGAACCCCTTCTACCTCCGGGAGCGGGAGGGGGTCTGCCTGGACGTCCGGATGGTGCTGGAGGCCGAGTCCCCTCCACGGGGCCGGCCCGGGGGCTGCCCGCCGCACCTTTCGGTCTGCCCCTATCCCTGCCACCTCACCGGAACGGGACGCCTCGCGGGCGGGCGGCCCTATACCGTGCGGCCCATTCGGCCCGAGGACGAGCCCCTGATGCAGGAACTCTTCCAGACCTTCTCCCCGAGGACCGTGCTCATGCGGTTCTTCCAGCCGCTGGCCGAGATCACCCACGAGGAGATGATCCGCTACTGCCACGTGGACTACGACCGCGAGATCGCCCTGGTGGCCGCCGTGCGGGACGGGGGGCGGGAGCGGCTCATCGGCGTGGGCCGCCTCGTGGTGCTCCCCGACGGGGAGACCGCGGAGTATGCCGTGGTGGTGGGGGACCCGTGGCAGCGGCAGGGGGTCGGCCGGCACCTCACCGCCAGGTGTCTCGACATCGCCCGGGACCAGGGCCTGGCCCGGGTCCGGGTGGAGGTGCTCCCCGGAAACCGCGCCATGATCTCACTGGCTTCGGGGTTCGGTTTCCGGCGCGTCCCCACGGGCGACCCGGACCTCGTCCGCCTGGAACTCGACCTCCGCGGGGAGGCGGAGGCGTGA
- a CDS encoding acetate--CoA ligase family protein: MSPEARRNLEPLMAPRAIAVIGASRDPAKLGHAVVRNILESGFPGEVYPVNPKAGEILGRRVFADIGSVPGPVDLAVVTTPAVTVLGILEACGKKGVGAAVVISAGFRETGHEGLEAEHRMREIARAYGMVVVGPNCLGVIDTLAPYNASFAAGMPRKGHIAFMSQSGALCTAVLDMSLGRGVGFSRFVSLGNKADLDEVDFIEAWARDGATRVVMAYLEGIGDGRRFVEAARRLTREKPFVAVKSGTTAAGSRAVSSHTGTLAGSERAYEAAFRQAGIVRAASVEDLFDVAVAFSRQPLPGTGGVAVVTNAGGPGIMATDAAERAGLALAALAPATMEALSAALPPAASVLNPVDVLGDATAERYRRALEIVAADPGVGALLVILSPQVMTRAAETAEAVADVAERSGKTVLACFMGEAHVREGVELLARRGVPNYPVPERAVRVLRAMADQARRRAAPEPRIQRFDIDPAAVAAVLDRARAAGRLEIGEAEARAVMEACGIPVPPSRLCATADEAVAFAESVGYPVVMKIASPDILHKSDVGGVRLGVADAGDVRDTFDLLTLRTMRRFPRAEIWGCLVQKEVRGGREVIVGMNRDPQFGPLVMFGLGGIYVEVLRDVVFRLAPFSREEAEAMVGEIRSAALLHGVRGEPPRDMGALVEALLRVSQLVTDFEEIVEMDINPLVVFEEGRGVAGIDMRLVISGEKGRNR; encoded by the coding sequence ATGTCCCCTGAGGCGCGGCGGAATCTCGAACCCCTCATGGCGCCTCGGGCCATCGCGGTGATCGGGGCCTCGCGGGACCCGGCCAAGCTGGGCCACGCCGTCGTCCGGAACATCCTGGAGAGCGGGTTCCCGGGCGAGGTCTATCCGGTCAACCCCAAGGCGGGGGAGATCCTCGGCCGCCGGGTCTTCGCCGACATCGGGTCGGTCCCCGGCCCGGTGGACCTCGCCGTGGTCACCACCCCGGCGGTCACGGTGCTCGGGATCCTGGAGGCCTGCGGGAAGAAGGGCGTGGGGGCGGCGGTGGTGATCTCGGCCGGTTTCCGGGAGACGGGCCACGAGGGGCTCGAGGCCGAGCACCGGATGCGGGAGATCGCCCGGGCCTACGGCATGGTGGTGGTGGGGCCGAACTGCCTCGGGGTCATCGATACCCTCGCCCCGTACAACGCCTCCTTCGCCGCGGGGATGCCGCGGAAGGGGCACATCGCCTTCATGTCCCAGTCCGGGGCCCTCTGCACCGCGGTGCTCGACATGTCCCTGGGGCGCGGGGTGGGCTTTTCGCGCTTCGTGAGCCTGGGGAACAAGGCGGATCTCGACGAGGTGGACTTCATCGAGGCCTGGGCGCGGGACGGGGCCACCCGGGTGGTCATGGCCTATCTGGAGGGGATCGGCGACGGGCGCCGCTTCGTGGAGGCGGCGCGTCGGCTCACCCGGGAAAAGCCCTTCGTCGCGGTGAAGTCCGGGACCACCGCCGCCGGCTCCCGGGCCGTCAGCTCCCACACCGGGACCCTGGCCGGCAGCGAGCGGGCCTACGAGGCGGCCTTCCGGCAGGCGGGGATCGTGCGCGCCGCCTCGGTGGAGGATCTCTTCGACGTGGCCGTGGCCTTTTCCCGGCAGCCGCTCCCCGGGACCGGGGGCGTGGCGGTGGTGACCAACGCCGGCGGGCCGGGGATCATGGCCACGGACGCCGCCGAGCGGGCGGGGCTCGCCCTGGCGGCCCTCGCGCCCGCCACCATGGAGGCGCTTTCGGCGGCGCTGCCCCCCGCCGCCAGCGTCCTGAACCCCGTGGACGTCCTCGGCGACGCCACGGCGGAACGCTACCGGCGGGCCCTCGAGATCGTGGCCGCCGATCCCGGGGTGGGGGCCCTCCTGGTGATCCTCTCTCCCCAGGTGATGACCCGGGCCGCGGAGACGGCCGAGGCGGTGGCGGACGTCGCCGAGCGGTCCGGGAAGACCGTCCTCGCCTGCTTCATGGGGGAGGCCCACGTGCGGGAGGGGGTGGAACTGCTCGCCCGGCGCGGGGTCCCGAACTACCCGGTGCCCGAGCGGGCGGTGCGGGTCCTCCGGGCCATGGCGGACCAGGCCCGTCGGCGGGCGGCGCCGGAGCCGCGGATCCAGCGCTTCGACATCGACCCGGCGGCGGTGGCCGCCGTGCTGGACCGGGCCCGGGCGGCGGGCCGGCTCGAGATAGGGGAGGCCGAGGCCCGGGCGGTGATGGAGGCCTGCGGGATCCCGGTGCCGCCCTCGCGGCTGTGTGCCACGGCCGACGAGGCCGTGGCCTTCGCCGAGTCGGTCGGCTACCCGGTGGTGATGAAGATCGCCTCCCCGGACATCCTCCACAAGAGCGACGTGGGCGGGGTGCGGCTCGGAGTGGCCGACGCCGGCGACGTGCGCGACACCTTCGACCTCCTCACCCTTCGCACCATGCGTCGTTTCCCCCGGGCGGAGATCTGGGGCTGCCTCGTCCAGAAGGAGGTCCGCGGCGGGCGCGAGGTGATCGTGGGCATGAACCGCGACCCGCAGTTCGGCCCCCTGGTCATGTTCGGCCTCGGGGGGATCTACGTGGAGGTCCTCCGGGACGTGGTCTTCCGCCTCGCCCCGTTCTCCCGGGAGGAGGCCGAGGCCATGGTGGGCGAGATCCGGTCGGCGGCCCTGCTCCACGGGGTGCGGGGCGAGCCCCCGAGGGACATGGGGGCCTTGGTGGAGGCCCTGCTCCGGGTCTCCCAGCTGGTGACCGACTTCGAGGAGATCGTGGAGATGGACATCAACCCCCTGGTGGTGTTCGAGGAGGGCCGCGGGGTGGCGGGGATCGACATGCGCCTCGTGATCTCGGGCGAGAAAGGGAGGAATCGATGA
- a CDS encoding histone deacetylase: protein MTGGPPRFRPLAVVNDARCLAHDTGPDHPEAPARVAAILDRLAAGPLSGVLRRVRPRRAGVEDLLAVHDEGYLLRFEEACLSGASYLDHTDNRLCYDSYEAALVAAGAGLTGVDLIEGNVSPLVFCAVRPPGHHAERAMPLGFCFLNNAAVAAAYWRRHHGRRIFIFDFDAHHGNGIQEAFDEEPDVFYSSIHEHPTYSFPGTGYAEDRGTGPGRGATLNVPLPPGAGAADVARALESQVGPAVAAFRPDAFLVAAGFDGHAADDMSGLAYDTGLFGTLGLHVAAWAARWAGGRVLCLLEGGYHLEALAAGAEAFLAGLALEAG, encoded by the coding sequence GTGACCGGAGGCCCGCCCCGTTTCCGGCCCCTCGCCGTGGTGAACGATGCCCGGTGCCTCGCCCACGACACCGGGCCGGACCACCCGGAGGCCCCGGCCCGGGTCGCGGCGATCCTCGACCGCCTGGCGGCGGGGCCGCTCTCCGGCGTCCTGCGCCGGGTGCGACCGCGGCGCGCCGGGGTGGAGGACCTCCTGGCCGTCCACGACGAGGGATACCTCCTCCGGTTCGAGGAGGCGTGTCTGTCCGGGGCCTCGTACCTCGACCACACGGACAACCGGTTGTGCTATGATTCCTACGAGGCGGCTCTGGTGGCGGCCGGAGCGGGTCTCACCGGGGTGGACCTCATCGAGGGGAACGTCTCTCCCCTGGTCTTCTGCGCGGTCCGCCCCCCCGGACACCATGCGGAACGGGCCATGCCCCTCGGCTTCTGCTTCCTGAACAACGCGGCGGTGGCTGCGGCCTACTGGCGGCGGCACCACGGGCGCCGGATCTTTATCTTCGACTTCGACGCCCACCACGGAAACGGCATCCAGGAGGCCTTCGACGAGGAGCCGGACGTGTTCTACTCCAGCATCCACGAGCATCCCACCTACAGCTTCCCCGGGACGGGCTACGCGGAGGACCGGGGCACCGGGCCGGGCCGGGGGGCCACCCTGAACGTACCGCTCCCCCCCGGGGCCGGGGCGGCCGATGTGGCCCGGGCCCTCGAGTCGCAGGTGGGGCCGGCGGTGGCGGCCTTCCGCCCCGACGCCTTCCTGGTGGCGGCGGGTTTCGACGGCCACGCGGCGGACGACATGTCGGGGCTCGCCTACGACACCGGCCTCTTCGGAACCCTGGGGCTCCACGTGGCGGCCTGGGCGGCGCGGTGGGCCGGCGGCCGGGTCCTGTGCCTCCTCGAGGGAGGCTATCACCTCGAGGCCCTCGCCGCCGGGGCGGAGGCGTTTCTGGCGGGACTGGCTCTGGAGGCCGGCTGA